Proteins encoded within one genomic window of Lynx canadensis isolate LIC74 chromosome B2, mLynCan4.pri.v2, whole genome shotgun sequence:
- the LYRM2 gene encoding LYR motif-containing protein 2: protein MATSRLPPATLTLKQFMRRQQVLLLYRRILQAIRQVPNDSDRKYLKDWAREEFKRNKGATEEDTIRMMITQGNMQLKELEKTLALAKS, encoded by the exons ATGGCTACTTCCAGGTTACCCCCAGCGACTCTAACACTAAAGCAG TTCATGAGAAGGCAACAAGTTCTACTTCTCTACAGAAGGATTTTGCAAGCAATTCGGCAAGTTCCAAATGATTCTGATCGCAAATACCTGAAGGACTGGGCAAGGGAagaattcaaaagaaacaaaggtgCCACCGAAGAG GATACAATCCGGATGATGATTACTCAAGGCAATATGCAGCTCAAGGAGTTAGAAAAAACACTTGCTTTGGCAAAATCTTAA